The Desulfobulbus propionicus DSM 2032 DNA segment TCGTGAACTTATCCGTGTCAGCTCCCGAGCATGTGCCCACGCCGACAACGGTGTCAATCAGGTCCACGGTTGGGATGGCAAGGACACACTCCTTTGATTCCTGCAGGGCCGTGTAGGAAAAGTTCCATGGCCCGGTGGTCAGGGCAAACTCTGCGGCAAAATCAAGGACCATGGTCCACGAGATGGTCATGACGTTGTCTTTGTTGCCGTCATTCGTTGTCACCAAGACCACCGGACCCGGCTCCACGAGCGTAAATGCCCGGCTTAGTTGCAGACTTTCCATGTTCTCTCCGTTCGGGTATCGACGTGATCGGGATCATCCGACTCCTGTCTTTTTGTCCGTCAGGAAAACATTCCCGGACGCTTCCCCTATGTTCGAACCATACCGCTGTGTCGGTCGTCTGCAAACACGAAACGCAACGACAAGCGGCACATCAGCGCAGGTAGAACACCCAGGCGAGCAGGATCGTGGCCAGCAGGGCCAGGGCCAGCAGGGGCACGCCCACCTTGGCGTAGTCGGCAAATTGGTAGCCACCCGGTTCGCGGACGATCATGTTGACCGGCGAGCCCAGCGGCGAGACAAAGGCGGCCGAGCAGGCGATGGCCACGGTCATGGCGCAGGCCTGGGGCGAGACGTTCATGGCCAGACCGATATCGACCGCCATCGGCGCCACCAGCACCGCGGTCGGGGTATTGGAGAGAAACAGGCCGACCAGCGCGGTGAGCACGAACAGGATGGCCAGCACCAACAGCGGCGGACTGTTGCCGACCAGGGCGAGCAGGGTCTGCGAAACCAGGGCAATGGCGCCGGTCTTCTCCAGGGCCAGGGCCAGGGGCAGGATGCCGGCGATGAGGACGATGGTCTGCCAGTCGATCGCCTTGTAGCAGCTATCGGCCTGGACGCAGCGGGTGAGGATCAGGGCCGCGGTGGCGCCGAGGACGGCGGTGACCGTGGGCAGCAGGTCAAAGACCATCAGGCCGACCATGACCGCGAGAATCCCCAGGGCGATGGGTGCCCGGTCGCGGGCCGCGATCACCTC contains these protein-coding regions:
- a CDS encoding flavin reductase family protein; the protein is MESLQLSRAFTLVEPGPVVLVTTNDGNKDNVMTISWTMVLDFAAEFALTTGPWNFSYTALQESKECVLAIPTVDLIDTVVGVGTCSGADTDKFTKFNLTRLPAQHVRAPLIQECLANIECRVVDILTPYNIVVLRGIAAYVDNARAEKRMLHAVGDGTFRVDGQTIERKQMMRDKLPSGI